One Euphorbia lathyris chromosome 1, ddEupLath1.1, whole genome shotgun sequence DNA segment encodes these proteins:
- the LOC136210753 gene encoding NAC domain-containing protein 54, producing MSPVSLPPGFRFHPTDEELVAYYLKKKINGHKIELEIVPEVDLYKCEPWDLPGKSLLPSKDLEWYFFSPRDRKYPNGSRTNRATKAGYWKATGKDRKVNSQMRPVGMKKTLVYYRGRAPHGARTDWVMHEYRLDERECENPCSGLQDAYALCRVFKKSATIPKIGEHYASTSNQMASEHSSSIELYSEGRCDDFESSNYNMPIDQMCSPNMPNSSPLVHHPHHHLPESRDHGKWKQYLSEDAFTFSSSQSFSPYGSIPYPPSKVDIALECARMQHRFTMPPLEVEDFPQIGFTDMRVMHSSNSIPENTNTTDILQEILSVAQASQELINQSNHQDTWPGNYYPDNNDFTFIAENVHDSNLYNDINSKRCIDKSWGSDPNVIRSIEINGDFNNERMVENLRWVGMSDEELEKSFAEEHKIVPFENISSFPRREENDIQGENGNGKDCLGLNDSDDYSLAFITDDPNSNFIDEGNVEDLASSPSFEVIEEIKVNHGMFVSTRQAAETFFHQLVPSQTVKIHLNPEIMLDNYSMEKVEMEIQETSSKLFSMGIISKKMHSSKKFATSVICIVIIFLMHCCYVGDFGGEEEKKKKKKMEKDMLVTIRGRNKFSVLVKKLGLLLTISVALSTMWVNHVIINP from the exons ATGTCACCAGTTTCATTGCCTCCTGGTTTTCGTTTCCACCCTACTGATGAGGAACTGGTTGCTTACTATCTCAAAAAAAAGATTAATGGACACAAGATTGAGTTAGAAATTGTTCCTGAAGTTGATCTCTACAAGTGTGAGCCCTGGGATTTGCCAG GGAAATCACTATTACCTAGTAAAGATCTAGAATGGTATTTCTTTAGTCCTAGAGATCGTAAATACCCAAATGGGTCAAGGACTAATAGAGCAACTAAAGCTGGATACTGGAAGGCAACAGGAAAAGATAGAAAAGTGAACTCCCAAATGCGTCCTGTTGGAATGAAGAAAACCCTTGTTTACTACAGAGGTAGAGCTCCTCATGGTGCTAGAACTGATTGGGTTATGCATGAATATCGTCTGGACGAAAGGGAATGCGAAAATCCATGTTCAGGCTTACAG GATGCATATGCACTCTGTCGTGTGTTCAAGAAGAGTGCAACTATTCCAAAGATTGGGGAGCATTATGCCTCAACTTCAAATCAAATGGCGAGTGAACATTCTTCTAGCATTGAATTATACTCTGAAGGAAGATGTGATGATTTTGAGAGCTCAAATTACAATATGCCAATTGATCAGATGTGTTCACCAAACATGCCTAATTCATCCcctcttgttcatcatcctcatcatcatcttcctgAATCAAGAGATCATGGCAAATGGAAGCAATATTTATCTGAAGATGCTtttaccttctcttcttctcAATCATTTTCACCTTATGGATCCATTCCTTACCCACCATCTAAG GTTGACATAGCATTAGAGTGTGCAAGAATGCAGCATAGGTTTACAATGCCTCCATTGGAAGTAGAGGACTTTCCTCAAATTGGATTCACAGACATGAGAGTGATGCACTCTTCCAATTCCATTCCTGAAAACACAAATACAACTGATATTCTGCAAGAAATCCTTTCAGTAGCTCAAGCATCTCAGGAGTTGATAAATCAGTCAAACCATCAAGATACATGGCCTGGAAATTACTATCCTGACAATAATGATTTCACTTTTATAGCTGAGAATGTTCATGATTCCAATCTCTACAATGACATCAATTCAAAGAGATGTATTGACAAATCATGGGGATCAGATCCTAATGTCATCAGGTCTATAGAGATTAATGGAGATTTCAACAATGAAAGAATGGTAGAAAACCTCAGATGGGTTGGAATGTCTGATGAAGAATTAGAGAAG AGTTTTGCGGAGGAACACAAGATAGTACCATTTGAAAACATTTCAAGCTTTCCAAGAAGGGAAGAGAATGACATTCAAG GAGAAAATGGGAATGGAAAAGATTGCTTAGGGTTAAATGACAGCGATGATTATTCACTAGCGTTCATTACCGATGATCCGAATAGCAACTTCATAGATGAAGGAAATGTGGAAGATTTAGCAAGTTCACCAAGCTTTGAAGTAATTGAGGAAATCAAAGTGAATCATGGAATGTTTGTTTCAACTCGCCAAGCAGCTGAAACATTCTTTCATCAATTAGTACCTTCTCAGACAGTCAAGATCCATCTAAACCCTGAAATCATGTTAGATAACTACTCAATGGAGAAAGTGGAAATGGAAATCCAAGAGACAAGTTCAAAATTATTTTCCATGGGAATAATCAGCAAGAAAATGCATTCTTCAAAGAAATTTGCAACATCTGTTATTTGCATTGTTATTATTTTCTTGATGCATTGTTGTTATGTGGGAGATTTTGGTGGggaagaggagaagaagaagaagaaaaagatggAAAAAGATATGTTGGTTACAATAAGAGGAAGGAATAAATTTAGTGTGTTGGTGAAGAAATTAGGGCTGCTTCTAACCATTTCTGTGGCTCTTTCTACTATGTGGGTTAATCATGTCATAATTAATCCCTAa